The Apis mellifera strain DH4 linkage group LG8, Amel_HAv3.1, whole genome shotgun sequence genome contains a region encoding:
- the LOC551663 gene encoding disintegrin and metalloproteinase domain-containing protein unc-71 isoform X8: protein MFWLHCGLFVLVIAVPGFISSADSTSKREADYTLDDSFWNEETSVGEAERLLQEYRQNQELVQNIGAHYYQIIYPVQLRHHEKMGISTREVSVSKFPQRGYGEGGYQNVKGRMRTGRHFHRTSLLIKAFNHKFRLDLELNTQLLAPNLVQKDFLTVGAEQTSKQEIEHCYYHGTVRDYPGASAAFHTCNGVSGVIHLGNETFVIHPFYGGDLSKHPHVIFEARTKANKGCANSGNLEWRVKNRRQKHVLGLSETTSDRYKRDVRETTKYIETAIIIDKAMFEKRNGSTRAEVVHDAIQVANIADMYFRTLNTRVSVIYIETWQGINQAEIATGMDIDLALLNLNDYMMRTMFRVPRDTTQLLTGETFAGGESGVAIPSTICKQKSVGISVDLNTYEPHLLAGTMAHMIGHNIGMSHDDGRSECICREWHGCIMAQSIVGLENVQPYTFSECSKTDYIEVLRSGNGFCLLNKPNEVEVRRSCGNRVIDEGEQCDCGSIEECHEYDPCCDPITCRLTSEAQCATGPCCSDCKLLARGVVCRESTNECDLPEVCTGETGQCPTDVYKKNGNPCSNNDGYCYNGVCPALNLQCEQIWGYGGVAADQQCFEQFNSKGSLSGHCGTDSSGHYIKCELENVRCGSLQCQQGRKLPTVAGIDHSRTIISIKGEEYECKSTTGKVEGSEMPGMGLVRDGTSCGDNLICVNQTCMSLYPLIGNERCPSNHNNHECSGNGVCTNLNNCYCNLGWSGPDCSIEQDIPTRPPITSSTEAAGKNGTDTKLVKKETPYETTNNTLSTGTMVLILVGVVKGVFICFALMAVCYRRKSTVQKYDQPYVKKPPQRGYSGVSGNHHPGHAVLDNVNNKILTFSSMPNCSRGETQRVVFRPPNNVATADGPRVKEHKSQVKRPGMSEEDGDTGADEVVSFIDLPNNLTKLPEKGILKKHGGYGMGGGAVASVERTLDQLNGYHEHIIEALRMAANQRETSGTTSAPMDDEALTEPLTELLTEPLPECYPTDSYRKDIIKHIDNQADEEYEEYVPSCGVIRIRNLEDLIKQLERHSARNRSPSGSEDMRMSESEADRPYRKDSSVCSESSQGSRRCSRGRDDTYGRYCQPSSRSPYGTHQHTQHSHQMYKEEGIYATADPDRGSNTRGETPDSESDAFIQAQQLARRTSEDGVQHRPPQQPPPPPPPPPPAMTGSTVQLLQLHHSQREHRQQPQQQHHCHHHAQQSQPQQQQQPQPSSQQQHQRQQQQQQQQQQQQQQQQQHQLPVEQLPIQQRGYYPSPPYTDNGLENDETENAQSHQQQKLPDVRGIDVNHLPNINKCPLDDNFSLDCNINNGSPKELNTNNTSDNENTALLPPSHFPEYKH, encoded by the exons AAGCAGACTACACTTTAGATGATTCCTTCTGGAACGAAGAAACTTCCGTTg GTGAGGCCGAACGATTACTACAAGAATATCGACAAAACCAAGAGCTAGTACAAAATATCGGGGCCCATTACTATCAGATCATCTATCCAGTACAGTTACGGCATCACGAGAAAATGGGGATATCCACAAGAGAAGTGAGCGTATCCAAG TTTCCTCAAAGAGGATACGGAGAGGGTGGATATCAGAATGTTAAAGGCAGAATGAGA ACGGGGAGACATTTTCATCGGACGTCCCTCTTGATCAAGGcctttaatcataaatttcgcctagatttagaattaaatac GCAACTTTTAGCTCCGAATCTTGTGCAAAAAGACTTTTTAACCGTCGGTGCGGAACAAACTTCTAAACAG GAGATAGAGCACTGTTACTATCACGGTACCGTGAGGGATTATCCAGGAGCTAGCGCTGCTTTTCACACGTGTAACGGTGTCAGCGGTGTCATTCATTTAGGCAACGAGACATTTGTCATTCATCCATTTTACGGCGGCGATTTGTCG AAACATCCTCACGTTATATTTGAAGCTCGAACAAAGGCTAACAAAGGCTGCGCTAACTCGGGAAATCTTGAGTGGCGTGTAAAGAACCGCCGGCAGAAGCATGTTCTGGGGCTATCGGAGACCACTTCCGATCGATACAAGAGAGACGTCCGTGAAACAACCAAATACATCGAAACTGCCATCATTATCGATAAGGCTATG TTCGAGAAGAGGAACGGTAGCACCAGAGCGGAGGTTGTTCACGATGCCATCCAAGTCGCTAATATCGCGGATATG tATTTCCGCACGTTAAATACTAGAGTCTCCGTCATATACATCGAAACCTGGCAGGGCATAAACCAGGCGGAAATCGCGACGGGCATGGATATCGATCTCGCTTTGCTCAATTTAAACGATTACATGATGCGAACGATGTTCCGTGTTCCTCGTGATACCACTCAATTACTCAC GGGTGAAACGTTCGCCGGTGGAGAATCAGGGGTTGCCATACCTTCAACTATCTGCAAACAAAAATCCGTAGGAATCAGCGTCGATTTGAATACATACGAGCCTCATCTTTTAGCCGGTACTATGGCTCATATGATCGGCCACAATATAGGAATGAGCCATGACGATGGAA GGAGCGAATGTATCTGCCGCGAATGGCACGGATGCATCATGGCTCAATCGATCGTTGGATTGGAGAACGTTCAGCCGTACACGTTTTCCGAATGTAGTAAAACAGATTACATAGAGGTGTTAAGAAGCGGAAACGGCTTTTGTCTTTTAAATAAACCAAACGAG GTCGAAGTGAGGAGATCTTGCGGAAACAGGGTAATCGACGAGGGAGAGCAATGTGATTGCGGATCGATCGAGGAGTGTCACGAGTACGACCCCTGCTGCGATCCGATCACCTGCAGACTCACCTCCGAAGCGCAATGCGCGACCGGTCCTTGCTGCAGCGATTGTAag CTGCTCGCGCGTGGCGTCGTGTGCCGGGAATCGACCAACGAATGCGATCTTCCGGAGGTGTGCACCGGCGAGACCGGCCAATGCCCGACGGACGTCTACAAGAAGAACGGGAATCCTTGCTCCAACAACGACGGGTATTGTTATAACGGCGTCTGCCCGGCGTTGAATCTCCAATGCGAGCAGATATGGGGATACGGTGGCGTTGCCGCGGACCAACAGTGCTTCGAGCAATTCAACTCGAAGGGATCGCTGAGCGGACACTGCGGCACCGACTCCTCCGGTCATTACATCAAATGCGAGCTAGA GAACGTTCGTTGCGGATCGTTACAGTGTCAACAAGGTAGAAAACTGCCAACGGTAGCGGGGATAGATCACTCTAGAactataatttcgataaaaggCGAGGAATACGAATGCAA ATCCACGACTGGAAAGGTGGAAGGATCCGAAATGCCAGGCATGGGATTGGTTCGCGATGGAACATCCTGCGGGGACAACTTG ATTTGCGTGAACCAAACGTGCATGAGCCTTTATCCGCTCATAGGCAACGAACGGTGTCCTAGCAATCACAACAATCACGAGTGCTCGGGAAATGGA GTGTGCACGAATTTGAACAATTGTTATTGCAACCTTGGATGGAGTGGACCAGATTGCTCCATAGAGCAGGATATCCCGACTCGTCCGCCGATAACATCTAGCACCGAAGCGGCCGGTAAAAATGGTACAGATACTAAATTAGTGAAAAAAGAGACCCCCTACG AAACAACTAACAACACTCTTAGCACCGGGACGATGGTATTAATCCTGGTGGGTGTGGTCAAAGGAGTCTTCATTTGTTTTGCACTAATGGCTGTTTGCTACAG AAGGAAGAGCACCGTCCAGAAGTACGACCAACCGTACGTGAAGAAACCGCCGCAGAGGGGTTACAGCGGCGTATCCGGTAATCATCATCCGGGACACGCAGTACTGGACAACGTGAACAACAAGATCCTCACGTTCAGCAGTATGCCCAATTGCAG CCGCGGCGAGACCCAGCGCGTGGTGTTTCGACCCCCGAATAACGTCGCCACCGCAGACGGGCCAAGAGTCAA gGAGCATAAGTCGCAGGTGAAGAGGCCAGGTATGAGCGAGGAAGATGGAGATACAGGAGCGGACGAGGTTGTCTCTTTCATCGATTTGCCGAACAACCTCACAAAGTTGCCCgagaaaggaattttaaagaaacacgGTGGTTATG GTATGGGAGGAGGGGCGGTAGCCAGCGTGGAACGCACTTTGGATCAACTGAACGGTTACCACGAGCATATTATCGAGGCGTTGAGGATGGCCGCGAATCAACGCGAGACATCTGGAACAACATCCGCTCCAATGGATGACGAGGCCTTGACGGAACCTCTGACCGAATTGTTAACGGAACCTCTGCCAGAATGTTATCCCACGGATTCGTATCGCAAAGACATCATAAAGCATATCGACAACCAAGCGGACGAGGAGTACGAGGAATACGTGCCGTCGTGCGGTGTGATTCGTATACGAAATCTGGAGGATTTGATCAAACAGCTGGAACGGCACTCGGCGCGCAACAGAAGTCCAAGCGGATCCGAGGACATGAGGATGTCCGAGAGCGAGGCAGATCGTCCCTACAGAAAAGATTCGTCCGTTTGTAGCGAGTCTTCCCAAGG AAGCAGAAGATGTAGCCGCGGCCGTGACGATACCTACGGTAGATATTGTCAACCATCGTCTCGAAGTCCTTACGGGACCCATCAGCACACTCAACACTCCCATCAAATGTACAAGGAGGAGGGTATCTATGCAACTGCCGACCCTGACAGAGGCTCAAATACTAGGGGTGAAACGCCCGATAGTGAAAG TGATGCATTTATTCAAGCTCAACAACTAGCCCGACGGACTAGTGAGGACGGAGTGCAACACCGGCCACCACAgcagccgccgccgccgccgccaccgccGCCACCTGCAATGACTGGTAGCACGGTGCAGTTGCTGCAATTGCATCATTCTCAACGAGAACATCGTCAACAACCGCAGCAGCAGCATCATTGCCACCATCACGCGCAGCAGTCGCAGCctcagcagcagcagcagccgcAGCCGTCGTCGCAACAGCAACATCAAcgtcaacaacaacaacaacagcagcagcagcagcagcagcagcaacaacaacaacaccaACTGCCGGTGGAACAACTGCCAATACAGCAGCGCGGCTATTATCCATCCCCACCCTACACTGATAACGGTCTCGAAAACGACGAGACTGAAAATGCTCAATCCCACCAACAACAAAAGCTCCCCGACGTTCGTGGAATCGATGTTAATCACTTGcctaatattaacaaatgcCCACTAGACGATAATTTTAGTCTAGATTGTAACATAAATAATGGTTCCcctaaagaattaaataccaACAACACTAGTGATAACGAAAATACTGCCCTACTGCCCCCTTCGCATTTTCCTGAGTACAagcattga
- the LOC551663 gene encoding disintegrin and metalloproteinase domain-containing protein unc-71 isoform X10 — MFWLHCGLFVLVIAVPGFISSADSTSKREADYTLDDSFWNEETSVGEAERLLQEYRQNQELVQNIGAHYYQIIYPVQLRHHEKMGISTREVSVSKFPQRGYGEGGYQNVKGRMRTGRHFHRTSLLIKAFNHKFRLDLELNTQLLAPNLVQKDFLTVGAEQTSKQEIEHCYYHGTVRDYPGASAAFHTCNGVSGVIHLGNETFVIHPFYGGDLSKHPHVIFEARTKANKGCANSGNLEWRVKNRRQKHVLGLSETTSDRYKRDVRETTKYIETAIIIDKAMFEKRNGSTRAEVVHDAIQVANIADMYFRTLNTRVSVIYIETWQGINQAEIATGMDIDLALLNLNDYMMRTMFRVPRDTTQLLTGETFAGGESGVAIPSTICKQKSVGISVDLNTYEPHLLAGTMAHMIGHNIGMSHDDGRSECICREWHGCIMAQSIVGLENVQPYTFSECSKTDYIEVLRSGNGFCLLNKPNEVEVRRSCGNRVIDEGEQCDCGSIEECHEYDPCCDPITCRLTSEAQCATGPCCSDCKLLARGVVCRESTNECDLPEVCTGETGQCPTDVYKKNGNPCSNNDGYCYNGVCPALNLQCEQIWGYGGVAADQQCFEQFNSKGSLSGHCGTDSSGHYIKCELENVRCGSLQCQQGRKLPTVAGIDHSRTIISIKGEEYECKSTTGKVEGSEMPGMGLVRDGTSCGDNLICVNQTCMSLYPLIGNERCPSNHNNHECSGNGVCTNLNNCYCNLGWSGPDCSIEQDIPTRPPITSSTEAAGKNGTDTKLVKKETPYENYHGSNTVFLVGVLMSVVGGVFIVFALMALCYRRKSTVQKYDQPYVKKPPQRGYSGVSGNHHPGHAVLDNVNNKILTFSSMPNCSRGETQRVVFRPPNNVATADGPRVKEHKSQVKRPGMSEEDGDTGADEVVSFIDLPNNLTKLPEKGILKKHGGYGMGGGAVASVERTLDQLNGYHEHIIEALRMAANQRETSGTTSAPMDDEALTEPLTELLTEPLPECYPTDSYRKDIIKHIDNQADEEYEEYVPSCGVIRIRNLEDLIKQLERHSARNRSPSGSEDMRMSESEADRPYRKDSSVCSESSQGSRRCSRGRDDTYGRYCQPSSRSPYGTHQHTQHSHQMYKEEGIYATADPDRGSNTRGETPDSESDAFIQAQQLARRTSEDGVQHRPPQQPPPPPPPPPPAMTGSTVQLLQLHHSQREHRQQPQQQHHCHHHAQQSQPQQQQQPQPSSQQQHQRQQQQQQQQQQQQQQQQQHQLPVEQLPIQQRGYYPSPPYTDNGLENDETENAQSHQQQKLPDVRGIDVNHLPNINKCPLDDNFSLDCNINNGSPKELNTNNTSDNENTALLPPSHFPEYKH, encoded by the exons AAGCAGACTACACTTTAGATGATTCCTTCTGGAACGAAGAAACTTCCGTTg GTGAGGCCGAACGATTACTACAAGAATATCGACAAAACCAAGAGCTAGTACAAAATATCGGGGCCCATTACTATCAGATCATCTATCCAGTACAGTTACGGCATCACGAGAAAATGGGGATATCCACAAGAGAAGTGAGCGTATCCAAG TTTCCTCAAAGAGGATACGGAGAGGGTGGATATCAGAATGTTAAAGGCAGAATGAGA ACGGGGAGACATTTTCATCGGACGTCCCTCTTGATCAAGGcctttaatcataaatttcgcctagatttagaattaaatac GCAACTTTTAGCTCCGAATCTTGTGCAAAAAGACTTTTTAACCGTCGGTGCGGAACAAACTTCTAAACAG GAGATAGAGCACTGTTACTATCACGGTACCGTGAGGGATTATCCAGGAGCTAGCGCTGCTTTTCACACGTGTAACGGTGTCAGCGGTGTCATTCATTTAGGCAACGAGACATTTGTCATTCATCCATTTTACGGCGGCGATTTGTCG AAACATCCTCACGTTATATTTGAAGCTCGAACAAAGGCTAACAAAGGCTGCGCTAACTCGGGAAATCTTGAGTGGCGTGTAAAGAACCGCCGGCAGAAGCATGTTCTGGGGCTATCGGAGACCACTTCCGATCGATACAAGAGAGACGTCCGTGAAACAACCAAATACATCGAAACTGCCATCATTATCGATAAGGCTATG TTCGAGAAGAGGAACGGTAGCACCAGAGCGGAGGTTGTTCACGATGCCATCCAAGTCGCTAATATCGCGGATATG tATTTCCGCACGTTAAATACTAGAGTCTCCGTCATATACATCGAAACCTGGCAGGGCATAAACCAGGCGGAAATCGCGACGGGCATGGATATCGATCTCGCTTTGCTCAATTTAAACGATTACATGATGCGAACGATGTTCCGTGTTCCTCGTGATACCACTCAATTACTCAC GGGTGAAACGTTCGCCGGTGGAGAATCAGGGGTTGCCATACCTTCAACTATCTGCAAACAAAAATCCGTAGGAATCAGCGTCGATTTGAATACATACGAGCCTCATCTTTTAGCCGGTACTATGGCTCATATGATCGGCCACAATATAGGAATGAGCCATGACGATGGAA GGAGCGAATGTATCTGCCGCGAATGGCACGGATGCATCATGGCTCAATCGATCGTTGGATTGGAGAACGTTCAGCCGTACACGTTTTCCGAATGTAGTAAAACAGATTACATAGAGGTGTTAAGAAGCGGAAACGGCTTTTGTCTTTTAAATAAACCAAACGAG GTCGAAGTGAGGAGATCTTGCGGAAACAGGGTAATCGACGAGGGAGAGCAATGTGATTGCGGATCGATCGAGGAGTGTCACGAGTACGACCCCTGCTGCGATCCGATCACCTGCAGACTCACCTCCGAAGCGCAATGCGCGACCGGTCCTTGCTGCAGCGATTGTAag CTGCTCGCGCGTGGCGTCGTGTGCCGGGAATCGACCAACGAATGCGATCTTCCGGAGGTGTGCACCGGCGAGACCGGCCAATGCCCGACGGACGTCTACAAGAAGAACGGGAATCCTTGCTCCAACAACGACGGGTATTGTTATAACGGCGTCTGCCCGGCGTTGAATCTCCAATGCGAGCAGATATGGGGATACGGTGGCGTTGCCGCGGACCAACAGTGCTTCGAGCAATTCAACTCGAAGGGATCGCTGAGCGGACACTGCGGCACCGACTCCTCCGGTCATTACATCAAATGCGAGCTAGA GAACGTTCGTTGCGGATCGTTACAGTGTCAACAAGGTAGAAAACTGCCAACGGTAGCGGGGATAGATCACTCTAGAactataatttcgataaaaggCGAGGAATACGAATGCAA ATCCACGACTGGAAAGGTGGAAGGATCCGAAATGCCAGGCATGGGATTGGTTCGCGATGGAACATCCTGCGGGGACAACTTG ATTTGCGTGAACCAAACGTGCATGAGCCTTTATCCGCTCATAGGCAACGAACGGTGTCCTAGCAATCACAACAATCACGAGTGCTCGGGAAATGGA GTGTGCACGAATTTGAACAATTGTTATTGCAACCTTGGATGGAGTGGACCAGATTGCTCCATAGAGCAGGATATCCCGACTCGTCCGCCGATAACATCTAGCACCGAAGCGGCCGGTAAAAATGGTACAGATACTAAATTAGTGAAAAAAGAGACCCCCTACG AGAACTACCACGGCTCTAACACTGTATTTTTAGTTGGTGTGCTCATGTCGGTGGTAGGGGGTGTTTTCATAGTATTTGCTCTGATGGCTCTCTGCTACAG AAGGAAGAGCACCGTCCAGAAGTACGACCAACCGTACGTGAAGAAACCGCCGCAGAGGGGTTACAGCGGCGTATCCGGTAATCATCATCCGGGACACGCAGTACTGGACAACGTGAACAACAAGATCCTCACGTTCAGCAGTATGCCCAATTGCAG CCGCGGCGAGACCCAGCGCGTGGTGTTTCGACCCCCGAATAACGTCGCCACCGCAGACGGGCCAAGAGTCAA gGAGCATAAGTCGCAGGTGAAGAGGCCAGGTATGAGCGAGGAAGATGGAGATACAGGAGCGGACGAGGTTGTCTCTTTCATCGATTTGCCGAACAACCTCACAAAGTTGCCCgagaaaggaattttaaagaaacacgGTGGTTATG GTATGGGAGGAGGGGCGGTAGCCAGCGTGGAACGCACTTTGGATCAACTGAACGGTTACCACGAGCATATTATCGAGGCGTTGAGGATGGCCGCGAATCAACGCGAGACATCTGGAACAACATCCGCTCCAATGGATGACGAGGCCTTGACGGAACCTCTGACCGAATTGTTAACGGAACCTCTGCCAGAATGTTATCCCACGGATTCGTATCGCAAAGACATCATAAAGCATATCGACAACCAAGCGGACGAGGAGTACGAGGAATACGTGCCGTCGTGCGGTGTGATTCGTATACGAAATCTGGAGGATTTGATCAAACAGCTGGAACGGCACTCGGCGCGCAACAGAAGTCCAAGCGGATCCGAGGACATGAGGATGTCCGAGAGCGAGGCAGATCGTCCCTACAGAAAAGATTCGTCCGTTTGTAGCGAGTCTTCCCAAGG AAGCAGAAGATGTAGCCGCGGCCGTGACGATACCTACGGTAGATATTGTCAACCATCGTCTCGAAGTCCTTACGGGACCCATCAGCACACTCAACACTCCCATCAAATGTACAAGGAGGAGGGTATCTATGCAACTGCCGACCCTGACAGAGGCTCAAATACTAGGGGTGAAACGCCCGATAGTGAAAG TGATGCATTTATTCAAGCTCAACAACTAGCCCGACGGACTAGTGAGGACGGAGTGCAACACCGGCCACCACAgcagccgccgccgccgccgccaccgccGCCACCTGCAATGACTGGTAGCACGGTGCAGTTGCTGCAATTGCATCATTCTCAACGAGAACATCGTCAACAACCGCAGCAGCAGCATCATTGCCACCATCACGCGCAGCAGTCGCAGCctcagcagcagcagcagccgcAGCCGTCGTCGCAACAGCAACATCAAcgtcaacaacaacaacaacagcagcagcagcagcagcagcagcaacaacaacaacaccaACTGCCGGTGGAACAACTGCCAATACAGCAGCGCGGCTATTATCCATCCCCACCCTACACTGATAACGGTCTCGAAAACGACGAGACTGAAAATGCTCAATCCCACCAACAACAAAAGCTCCCCGACGTTCGTGGAATCGATGTTAATCACTTGcctaatattaacaaatgcCCACTAGACGATAATTTTAGTCTAGATTGTAACATAAATAATGGTTCCcctaaagaattaaataccaACAACACTAGTGATAACGAAAATACTGCCCTACTGCCCCCTTCGCATTTTCCTGAGTACAagcattga